The DNA region TACGGGCATTCACCGAGGCCGGCACCGACGTCGTCGTCATCGACGACCTGTCCAGCGGCCACCGCTCGTTCGTCGCGGATTCCGTGCCGTCCTATGAGGGAACCATCCTCGACGGCGAACTGCTCGCGCGCATCTTCGTCGAGAACGACATCACCGGAGTCGTGCACGTCGCTGGCTTCAAGTACGCCGGGGTGTCGGTGCAGCGCCCGCTGCACACCTACGAGCAGAACGTCACCGCGACGGCAGTGCTGCTGGGGGCCATGGCGGATGCCGGAGTCGGGCGCATCGTGTTCTCGTCGAGTGCGGCGGTCTACGGCACTCCGCACACCGATCTCGTCACAGAGGACACGCCGAAGGATCCGCAGTCGCCGTATGGCGAATCGAAGCTCATCGGGGAGTGGCTGCTGCGCGACCAGGAAGTGGCCACGGGACTGGCCCACACCTCCCTGCGCTACTTCAACGTCGTGGGTTCCGGTGCCAGCGACCT from Leifsonia sp. Root1293 includes:
- the galE gene encoding UDP-glucose 4-epimerase GalE: MAWLVTGGAGYIGSHVVRAFTEAGTDVVVIDDLSSGHRSFVADSVPSYEGTILDGELLARIFVENDITGVVHVAGFKYAGVSVQRPLHTYEQNVTATAVLLGAMADAGVGRIVFSSSAAVYGTPHTDLVTEDTPKDPQSPYGESKLIGEWLLRDQEVATGLAHTSLRYFNVVGSGASDLYDSSPHNLFPMVFEALLDGRTPRINGTDYPTPDGTCVRDYIHVADLAQAHVVAAQRLDAGEPIEAVYNLGSGDGVSVGEIMSTIARVTGIDFEPERAPRRPGDPARIVASGEKAARDLDWRMRHTLEEMVQSAWDSRRRAASGV